A stretch of the Filimonas lacunae genome encodes the following:
- the trhO gene encoding oxygen-dependent tRNA uridine(34) hydroxylase TrhO: protein MAVLHNRVSQEELKRRLYEETEPRTTISFYQYFPIVNPQEFRDSLYKSLVTLKVFGRIYVAHEGINAQISVPSSNFEEFKAALYAIEPLNNLRLNIAVDDDGKSFWVLKIKVREKIVADGITDAGFNMENKGKYVNAQQANDLINDPETVFVDMRNHYEYEVGHFENAIEIPSDTFRDQLPMAVDMLQGKEDKNIVMYCTGGIRCEKASAWMLHKGFKNVFHLEGGIINYAKQIKEGELPSRFIGKNFVFDDRLGERITEDVIAKCHQCGKPCDEHTNCKNNGCHLLFIQCKECAEQYDGCCSTECKDTIHLPQERQKELRKGIDKGQNIFNKSRVRLRPRLNEKEE from the coding sequence ATGGCAGTACTACACAACAGAGTTTCCCAGGAGGAACTGAAGCGCCGTTTGTATGAAGAAACAGAACCGCGCACTACAATTAGTTTTTACCAGTATTTTCCTATTGTTAATCCCCAGGAGTTTCGCGACAGCTTATACAAAAGCCTGGTGACGTTAAAAGTTTTCGGACGCATTTACGTGGCGCACGAAGGTATTAACGCGCAAATAAGTGTTCCCTCTTCCAATTTTGAAGAGTTCAAAGCTGCTTTATACGCTATTGAGCCACTCAACAACCTGCGTTTAAACATTGCGGTAGATGATGATGGTAAAAGCTTTTGGGTATTAAAGATTAAAGTGCGTGAGAAGATAGTGGCCGACGGCATTACCGATGCCGGATTTAATATGGAAAACAAGGGCAAGTATGTAAATGCTCAACAGGCCAACGATTTAATCAACGACCCTGAAACGGTGTTTGTAGATATGCGTAACCACTACGAATATGAAGTGGGGCATTTTGAAAACGCGATAGAAATTCCTTCCGATACTTTCAGAGATCAGTTGCCTATGGCAGTAGATATGCTGCAGGGCAAAGAAGATAAGAATATAGTGATGTATTGTACCGGTGGCATTCGTTGCGAAAAAGCCAGTGCATGGATGTTGCATAAAGGTTTTAAAAATGTATTTCATCTTGAAGGCGGTATTATTAATTATGCCAAACAAATAAAAGAGGGAGAGTTGCCCAGCAGGTTCATCGGTAAAAACTTCGTGTTCGACGATCGTTTAGGTGAGCGTATCACGGAAGATGTGATTGCAAAGTGCCACCAGTGCGGCAAGCCTTGTGATGAACACACTAACTGTAAAAACAACGGCTGTCACTTACTGTTTATTCAGTGTAAAGAATGTGCTGAACAATACGATGGTTGCTGCAGCACAGAATGTAAAGACACTATTCACCTGCCACAAGAGCGCCAGAAAGAATTACGCAAAGGCATTGATAAGGGGCAGAACATATTTAATAAGTCCAGGGTGCGTTTACGCCCACGCTTAAATGAAAAAGAAGAATAA
- a CDS encoding pyruvate dehydrogenase complex E1 component subunit beta, whose protein sequence is MRQIAFREALREALSEEMRRDERVFLMGEEVAEYNGAYKVSQGMLAEFGPKRVIDTPIAELGFAAVGVGAAQNGLRPVVEFMTWNFAVLALDQILNTASKMLAMSGGQLSCPIVFRGPNGSAGQLGAQHSTAFESYYANIPGLKVVSPSNGYDAKGLLKQAIRYEEDPVMFMESEVMYGDKMEVPEEEYYIPLGKADVKRAGTDVTIVSFNKMMKVALGAADELQKEGISAEVIDLRTIRPLDWMTILESVKKTNRLVIVEEQWPFASISSEISYRIQKEGFDYLDAPIRRITCADAPMHYAPNLVNAYLPDVPRTVKLVKEVMYMKK, encoded by the coding sequence ATGCGACAAATTGCTTTTCGTGAGGCTTTACGTGAAGCCCTGAGTGAAGAGATGAGAAGGGATGAACGTGTGTTCCTTATGGGTGAAGAAGTGGCTGAATATAATGGTGCCTATAAAGTAAGTCAGGGTATGCTGGCTGAGTTTGGTCCTAAACGTGTGATTGATACTCCTATTGCCGAGTTAGGTTTTGCTGCTGTTGGCGTTGGTGCCGCGCAAAACGGCCTGCGTCCGGTAGTAGAGTTCATGACCTGGAACTTCGCAGTTCTGGCCCTGGATCAGATTTTGAATACCGCTTCAAAAATGCTGGCGATGAGTGGTGGTCAGTTAAGCTGTCCTATCGTTTTCCGCGGACCTAACGGTAGCGCTGGTCAGCTGGGTGCACAGCACTCTACAGCTTTCGAAAGCTACTACGCTAATATCCCCGGTTTAAAGGTAGTTTCTCCATCTAATGGTTACGATGCCAAAGGTTTGTTGAAACAAGCTATCCGTTACGAAGAAGATCCCGTGATGTTCATGGAGAGTGAAGTAATGTATGGCGATAAAATGGAAGTTCCGGAAGAAGAATATTACATCCCATTAGGTAAAGCTGACGTAAAAAGAGCTGGTACCGACGTAACTATCGTTTCTTTCAACAAAATGATGAAAGTTGCTTTAGGTGCTGCGGATGAATTACAGAAAGAAGGCATTAGCGCTGAAGTGATCGACTTACGCACTATCCGCCCTCTGGACTGGATGACTATCCTGGAAAGCGTTAAGAAAACCAACCGCCTGGTAATTGTAGAAGAGCAGTGGCCTTTTGCATCTATCAGCTCTGAAATTTCTTACCGTATTCAAAAAGAAGGTTTCGATTATCTGGATGCGCCTATTCGTCGTATTACCTGCGCCGATGCTCCTATGCACTACGCGCCAAACCTGGTAAACGCTTACCTGCCAGATGTGCCACGCACTGTTAAACTGGTGAAAGAAGTAATGTACATGAAGAAGTAA
- a CDS encoding IS481 family transposase — MKSETKLIKTKLGLLNLAAHLGNVSQACKVMGYSRDSFYRIKELYDTGGENALHEISRKKPIIKNRVEPAIEEAVVTMAFENPAWGQQRTSNELRKKGIFISGGGVRSVWQRHDLEVFDKRLKALEARVAQDGLILTEAQMIAMERKKEKRESQGEIETMHPGYLGSQDTYYVGTIKGVGRIYQQTFIDTYSRVAFAKLYDGKTALTAADTLNDRVLPFFESHQIPLLRILTDRGTEYKGKPEHHEYELYLQIEGIDHTKTQVRHPQTNGICERLHRTMQEEFYAVTFRKKLYDSIDDLQNDLDAWMEYYNNERPHSGRYCFGKTPMQTFIESLPLAKQKLLNDLYSAA; from the coding sequence ATGAAATCTGAAACTAAGTTAATCAAAACCAAGTTAGGACTCCTCAATTTAGCGGCTCATTTAGGCAATGTATCTCAAGCTTGCAAGGTAATGGGCTACAGTCGCGACAGCTTCTACAGAATTAAAGAGCTGTACGATACCGGAGGAGAAAATGCCCTTCACGAAATCAGCCGAAAGAAACCTATTATCAAGAATCGCGTTGAGCCAGCCATCGAAGAAGCAGTGGTTACTATGGCCTTCGAGAATCCTGCCTGGGGGCAGCAGCGGACCAGTAATGAACTGCGCAAGAAGGGTATTTTTATTTCAGGCGGTGGTGTTCGTAGTGTTTGGCAACGCCATGATCTGGAAGTATTTGATAAGCGCCTGAAAGCATTAGAAGCCCGTGTGGCTCAGGATGGTCTGATACTTACCGAAGCTCAGATGATAGCAATGGAGCGCAAAAAAGAAAAGCGGGAATCCCAGGGTGAAATAGAAACTATGCATCCAGGTTACCTCGGTTCCCAGGATACTTACTACGTGGGCACAATTAAGGGCGTGGGCAGGATCTATCAGCAAACCTTCATTGATACCTATAGTCGTGTGGCCTTTGCCAAGCTCTATGACGGCAAAACAGCCCTTACAGCAGCAGATACGCTGAATGATCGGGTATTGCCTTTCTTTGAATCACATCAGATCCCACTTCTTCGAATTCTTACAGACCGTGGCACTGAGTACAAAGGCAAACCAGAGCACCACGAATATGAACTATACCTGCAAATCGAGGGTATTGATCACACCAAAACCCAGGTGCGGCATCCACAGACGAACGGTATCTGTGAAAGGCTTCACAGGACTATGCAAGAAGAATTTTACGCGGTCACATTCCGGAAAAAACTGTACGACAGCATCGACGATCTGCAAAATGATCTGGATGCTTGGATGGAGTACTACAACAATGAAAGACCACATAGTGGCAGATATTGCTTTGGTAAAACTCCTATGCAGACATTTATCGAATCACTACCTTTAGCAAAACAAAAGCTGCTGAATGACCTATATTCAGCAGCTTAA
- a CDS encoding carboxypeptidase-like regulatory domain-containing protein: MRNLLIQTTAVIVVLFAIISPSFSQNGVVVSGVINNSNTGEKVSAVSVTIKGTKTGTYTNDRGFFH, from the coding sequence ATGAGAAATTTACTAATCCAAACAACTGCGGTGATAGTAGTATTGTTTGCTATTATCAGTCCGTCTTTTTCGCAAAACGGGGTTGTTGTGTCGGGAGTGATCAACAACAGCAATACTGGCGAAAAAGTGTCTGCCGTATCGGTTACCATTAAAGGAACCAAAACCGGCACTTACACAAATGATAGAGGATTCTTTCATTAA
- a CDS encoding DUF6508 domain-containing protein: MKNFTSYQLHGIGQLLTYKQSLTPDENTHHLSFKTLLKTAPGSFLKKQVQAFVNIFCEHQLADTDYDIIQQHTAKYPNPEHHIQHMPLEVVLKTLTYIIWTDRIVDGYLFAKVHDRTMYWLLTRLEALLPSGNHTTNTATT, from the coding sequence ATGAAAAACTTTACGTCATATCAACTACATGGAATAGGTCAACTGCTTACGTATAAGCAGAGTTTGACTCCGGACGAAAACACCCATCATTTGAGTTTTAAAACCTTACTCAAAACCGCTCCTGGCAGCTTTTTAAAGAAACAGGTACAAGCCTTTGTAAATATTTTTTGCGAGCATCAACTGGCTGATACGGATTACGATATTATACAACAGCACACCGCCAAATACCCCAACCCGGAGCATCACATTCAACACATGCCCCTGGAAGTGGTATTAAAAACACTGACATATATTATATGGACCGATAGAATTGTAGATGGCTATCTGTTTGCAAAAGTGCATGATAGAACTATGTACTGGCTGTTAACCCGGTTAGAAGCGCTATTACCATCCGGCAACCATACTACCAACACAGCCACTACCTAA
- a CDS encoding phosphoribosylaminoimidazolesuccinocarboxamide synthase: MANFQFPQQTAFYKGKVRDVYTINKDWLVMVASNRISAFDVILPAPIPYKGQVLNQVATYMLKATTDICPNWLVATPAPDVAIGKRCEPFKIEMVVRGNLTGHAWRTYSSGKRVLCGVTMPEGMKENDFFPTPIITPSTKASEGHDEDISKEEIIAQGLATTEEWAILEKYALALFARGKEIAAKRGLILVDTKYEFGKLDGQVYLMDEVHTPDSSRYFYADGFDERQTTGERQKQLSKEFVREWLIANNFMGKEGQTVPEMTTEWINTISQRYIELYEQIIGEKFVPQDWTDDQRFEATTKELEKVVK; this comes from the coding sequence ATGGCAAATTTTCAATTTCCGCAGCAGACTGCATTTTATAAAGGCAAGGTAAGAGATGTATATACTATTAATAAGGATTGGCTGGTAATGGTAGCCAGCAATCGCATCTCGGCGTTTGACGTAATATTACCTGCTCCTATCCCTTACAAAGGACAAGTATTGAACCAGGTAGCTACTTATATGTTGAAAGCCACTACCGATATTTGCCCTAACTGGCTGGTAGCCACCCCTGCACCCGATGTAGCCATAGGCAAAAGATGCGAGCCCTTTAAAATTGAAATGGTAGTGCGCGGCAACCTTACCGGTCACGCATGGCGTACTTACAGCAGTGGTAAACGTGTTCTATGCGGCGTTACCATGCCCGAAGGGATGAAAGAAAATGACTTTTTCCCTACTCCTATCATCACTCCTTCTACCAAAGCTTCCGAAGGACACGATGAAGATATTTCTAAAGAAGAGATTATTGCGCAGGGGTTAGCCACTACTGAAGAGTGGGCCATCCTGGAAAAATATGCACTGGCTTTATTTGCACGTGGCAAAGAAATAGCTGCAAAACGCGGTTTAATATTGGTAGATACCAAATACGAATTTGGCAAACTGGACGGACAGGTGTACCTGATGGATGAAGTACACACCCCCGATTCATCCCGCTATTTTTATGCTGATGGCTTTGACGAAAGACAAACCACCGGCGAAAGACAAAAACAATTAAGCAAAGAGTTTGTACGCGAATGGCTTATTGCTAACAACTTCATGGGTAAAGAAGGACAGACTGTGCCTGAAATGACCACTGAATGGATTAACACTATCAGCCAGCGCTATATTGAATTATACGAGCAGATCATTGGCGAAAAGTTTGTACCACAAGACTGGACAGACGATCAGCGCTTTGAAGCTACTACGAAAGAACTGGAAAAAGTAGTGAAATAA
- a CDS encoding TonB-dependent receptor plug domain-containing protein, which yields MVTDATPVTIALAPGYVLGEEVVVAASRVQERLLESPVSIERVGSSTIRNAPAANYYDIIGNLKGVDMTTSSITFKTISTRGFNGSGNLRFNQLVDGMDNQAPGLNFSVGNIIGLTELDVDNMELLPGASSALYGSGGMNGTLLINSKNPFKYQGFSAQVKQGVMHLGDPAQKATPYHDISIRWAHKFSDKWAFKIGAQYIKADDWRASDTRNLQRNNVLSQLKGGDRSSDPNYDGVNVFGDEASAGMQAFAQAVKAQFVAAGGTPVVTGVNTQVNAGLSPTAIYGSYPAAYQPYVPFLIPLAPNSPNNPYAGTFGAQLVSRDGYNESDLVDYNSYNVKLSGALHYKITPKVEASLAANWGTGTTVYTGADRYSLKNLQMGQYKLEVKGQNWFGRVYTIQENSGDSYTANTAAIAINRSWKSDATWFQTYTAAYAANALGITTGGTPTSSAVAHQNARLAANVGRILPGTAAFQHVLDSVTSISIKNGGAKFADKSALYHAEGQYNLTDAVKVVEVLVGASFRRYSLNSNGTIFADTTGAIGINEYGGYLQLQKQLLRNVLKVTGSLRYDKNENFQGRFTPRFTALVKVAEDNNLRFSYQTAYRFPSTQDQWINLKTPAATLIGGLPSFNKFYGFDNSPAYTATSIVDYRNSIAAGAPDPTKLKVGTFAPVKPESVQSFEAGYRGVIAKKLLIDVYGYYSRYKNFIARVAVGRGQSAIPANAYTELASPFTTTNYSFVYNVNEPVNAYGWGAGLVYQLYKGYNVSANVYSDDLTKVPEGVVTFFNTPKIRYNLGFGNDNVYKNIGFNAIYRWQQKVNWEGTFGTGEVPAYGVLDAQVSYRLTSIKSLIKLGATNITNKYYTSAFGNPQVGGLYYISFGYNVF from the coding sequence GTGGTAACAGATGCTACACCTGTTACTATTGCTTTGGCTCCCGGCTATGTGCTGGGTGAAGAAGTGGTAGTGGCTGCTTCCCGCGTACAGGAGCGTTTGCTGGAAAGCCCGGTTTCTATTGAGCGGGTAGGAAGTTCTACCATCCGCAATGCGCCTGCTGCCAACTATTACGATATCATTGGCAACCTGAAAGGGGTGGATATGACCACTTCCAGTATTACCTTCAAAACCATCAGCACAAGAGGTTTTAATGGCAGTGGTAACCTGCGGTTTAATCAGCTGGTAGATGGTATGGATAACCAGGCACCCGGCCTTAACTTCTCCGTGGGTAATATTATTGGTTTAACCGAGCTGGATGTAGATAACATGGAGCTGCTGCCCGGCGCTTCTTCTGCCTTATATGGTTCAGGAGGCATGAATGGTACGCTGTTGATCAATAGCAAAAATCCTTTTAAATATCAAGGTTTTAGCGCACAGGTAAAACAGGGTGTTATGCACCTGGGCGATCCTGCACAAAAGGCAACACCTTACCACGATATCAGCATACGCTGGGCGCATAAGTTCAGCGATAAATGGGCGTTTAAAATAGGGGCACAATATATTAAGGCAGATGACTGGCGCGCCAGCGATACCCGCAACCTGCAACGTAACAACGTGTTAAGCCAGTTAAAAGGCGGCGATCGCAGCAGTGATCCTAACTACGATGGTGTAAACGTGTTTGGTGATGAAGCCAGCGCGGGTATGCAGGCATTTGCGCAGGCGGTAAAAGCTCAATTTGTAGCGGCTGGTGGTACCCCGGTTGTTACAGGTGTAAATACCCAGGTAAATGCAGGTTTAAGTCCTACAGCTATTTATGGAAGTTATCCGGCTGCTTATCAGCCATATGTTCCTTTTTTAATACCACTGGCTCCTAATAGCCCTAATAATCCATATGCCGGTACGTTTGGAGCACAACTGGTAAGCCGTGATGGATATAATGAAAGCGACCTGGTTGATTATAACTCTTACAACGTAAAATTATCTGGTGCATTACACTATAAAATAACGCCGAAAGTAGAAGCTTCTTTAGCGGCTAACTGGGGCACAGGTACTACGGTATATACCGGGGCCGACAGGTATTCTCTTAAAAACCTGCAAATGGGCCAGTATAAACTGGAAGTGAAAGGGCAAAACTGGTTTGGCCGTGTATACACTATACAGGAAAATTCAGGAGATTCTTATACTGCCAACACGGCTGCTATAGCCATTAACCGCAGCTGGAAAAGTGATGCTACCTGGTTTCAAACCTATACTGCCGCTTATGCAGCCAATGCTTTAGGTATTACCACGGGCGGAACGCCTACCTCCAGCGCAGTGGCACATCAAAATGCCAGGTTAGCGGCTAACGTGGGGAGAATTTTACCGGGAACAGCTGCTTTTCAGCATGTACTGGACAGCGTAACCAGCATTTCCATTAAAAACGGCGGAGCCAAATTCGCTGACAAATCTGCTTTATACCATGCAGAAGGCCAGTACAACTTAACCGATGCGGTAAAAGTGGTAGAAGTATTGGTAGGTGCCAGCTTCCGCAGGTACTCCCTCAACTCTAACGGAACCATTTTTGCCGACACCACCGGTGCCATTGGTATTAATGAATATGGCGGGTACCTGCAACTGCAAAAACAGCTGTTAAGAAATGTATTGAAAGTAACCGGTTCACTGCGTTACGATAAAAATGAAAATTTCCAGGGCAGGTTTACGCCACGCTTTACCGCATTGGTAAAAGTGGCAGAAGATAATAACCTGCGTTTTTCTTATCAAACAGCTTATCGTTTCCCTTCTACGCAAGATCAGTGGATTAACCTCAAAACTCCTGCGGCTACATTAATAGGCGGCTTGCCTTCTTTTAATAAATTTTACGGGTTTGATAACAGCCCTGCTTATACTGCTACCAGCATTGTAGACTACCGCAATTCTATTGCAGCCGGTGCGCCCGATCCTACTAAATTAAAAGTGGGCACTTTTGCCCCGGTGAAGCCAGAGAGCGTGCAATCGTTCGAAGCTGGTTACCGTGGTGTGATTGCTAAAAAACTGTTGATTGATGTGTATGGCTACTACAGCCGCTATAAAAACTTTATAGCCCGTGTAGCGGTTGGTCGCGGCCAAAGCGCCATTCCTGCCAATGCTTATACCGAGCTGGCCAGTCCGTTCACTACCACCAACTACTCTTTTGTATATAATGTAAACGAGCCGGTAAATGCGTATGGCTGGGGCGCAGGCCTGGTGTATCAGCTGTATAAAGGCTATAATGTCAGCGCTAACGTGTACAGCGATGATTTAACCAAAGTACCTGAAGGAGTGGTTACTTTCTTCAATACCCCTAAAATAAGGTATAACCTGGGCTTTGGTAACGATAACGTGTACAAAAACATCGGTTTTAATGCTATCTACCGTTGGCAGCAAAAGGTAAATTGGGAGGGTACTTTTGGTACCGGCGAGGTGCCAGCCTACGGTGTGCTTGACGCACAAGTGAGCTACCGCCTTACTTCCATTAAATCACTCATTAAATTAGGGGCCACCAATATCACGAACAAGTATTATACGAGCGCTTTCGGAAATCCGCAGGTAGGAGGTTTATATTACATCAGTTTTGGATATAATGTGTTTTAA
- a CDS encoding DUF5686 family protein produces the protein MKPISLLCLLLFFSLPLFAQQHADSAYSVIANAIQKRPVYEKELTRFQDQIYIEGHLQLRDYPDRFLGHPVYLGGDSGKPVNIYTVQTMAIHSMDGPEKYKVQVLSSTVTGDGSAYGFSYPQLFSFYQPVVKVGDNLSLRGFLSPLADNAFQHYRFRLDSVYNAGNIKVFRIAVTPHKKYEPLFSGHIDIMDGSWRIYAVHFQLLKQQQMQILDTLNIEQQYGLQDSVWVVKRVKLTPTVKLLGFDTRGSFVQVHRYNLHPAFEPGYFNNVVLAFDTTTNKKSLPYWDTARALIVQSDGLTDYHINDSLQGQSRRAYYLDSMDRIRNNPSWFSLFITGETFSRARKKRYISMPGIIDMVNYNTVEGWVVNIAPETRKYWNNGTYLNLLTNVRYGFSNRHFNAHIAGVYRFYRSLSAVRFSVGQRVLQFNNDQPITPRVNTINSLLYRSNFMKLYQARFASLGYDYDPGKFFAIKGTVDYQQRTPLVNTSFSSIGHPKGKDFTPNYPVELTDTSMVKNNALSATILLRWQPGTRYVQLPDRKASIGSPYPAFELSYTHGIPNLLGSDVNYGKWYLSATQSIDLKMKGVFSYKVFGGGFASRKKVFLPDYQHFSGNDGLFNSNYLGTLLMASFYKYSTTASVYGGASVEWHLNGLLSNKVPLLRKLNWFFIIGGNSLVLEGGNDYADIFFSIENIFKLVRIDFVQSFRSNSINRSGIKLNIPLVIGKREP, from the coding sequence ATGAAACCTATCAGTCTCCTATGTTTACTGCTTTTTTTCTCTCTTCCGCTTTTTGCGCAACAGCATGCTGATAGTGCCTATTCCGTTATCGCTAACGCCATTCAAAAACGTCCGGTTTACGAAAAAGAACTCACCCGTTTTCAGGATCAGATTTACATAGAAGGTCATTTACAGCTTCGCGATTATCCTGATCGTTTTTTGGGGCATCCTGTGTATTTAGGGGGTGATTCGGGTAAGCCGGTAAATATTTATACCGTACAAACCATGGCCATTCATTCTATGGATGGGCCTGAAAAGTACAAGGTGCAGGTACTTTCTTCCACAGTTACCGGCGATGGCAGTGCATATGGGTTCAGTTATCCGCAATTATTCTCTTTTTACCAGCCGGTGGTAAAAGTGGGGGATAACCTCAGTCTGCGTGGTTTTCTTTCGCCGTTGGCTGATAATGCTTTTCAACACTACCGGTTCCGGCTGGATAGTGTGTATAATGCAGGTAACATCAAAGTGTTTCGTATAGCGGTTACACCTCATAAAAAGTATGAACCGCTGTTTAGCGGGCATATAGATATTATGGATGGTAGCTGGCGCATTTATGCCGTACATTTTCAGTTGTTGAAGCAACAGCAAATGCAAATTCTCGACACACTTAACATAGAGCAACAATATGGTTTGCAGGACAGTGTTTGGGTGGTTAAAAGAGTAAAGCTAACCCCTACAGTGAAACTACTGGGTTTTGATACACGCGGCAGTTTTGTGCAGGTTCATCGCTATAACCTACATCCTGCTTTTGAGCCAGGGTATTTTAATAACGTAGTGCTGGCATTTGATACTACCACCAACAAAAAATCACTGCCCTACTGGGATACCGCCCGGGCTTTGATTGTACAGTCTGACGGGCTTACCGATTATCATATCAACGACAGTTTGCAGGGGCAGAGCCGCAGGGCTTATTACCTCGATTCTATGGATCGTATACGTAATAATCCAAGCTGGTTTAGCTTGTTCATCACCGGCGAAACGTTTAGCCGCGCCCGCAAAAAACGGTATATCAGCATGCCGGGTATTATTGATATGGTCAATTATAATACGGTAGAGGGTTGGGTGGTGAATATTGCTCCTGAAACGCGTAAATACTGGAACAATGGAACCTACCTTAACCTGCTTACCAATGTGCGCTATGGTTTCAGTAACAGGCATTTTAATGCCCATATAGCAGGGGTGTACCGCTTTTACCGGTCGCTCAGTGCTGTGCGTTTTTCGGTGGGGCAGCGCGTGCTGCAGTTTAACAACGATCAACCTATTACTCCCCGGGTAAATACTATCAATAGCCTGTTGTATCGCAGCAATTTTATGAAGCTGTACCAGGCCAGATTTGCCAGCCTGGGTTATGATTATGACCCCGGTAAATTTTTCGCTATTAAAGGAACAGTAGATTACCAGCAACGTACACCGCTGGTAAATACCTCATTTAGTTCTATAGGTCATCCCAAAGGCAAGGATTTTACTCCTAACTATCCGGTAGAACTTACCGATACCAGCATGGTAAAAAACAATGCATTGTCCGCCACCATTCTGCTGCGATGGCAGCCGGGCACCCGATATGTGCAACTGCCCGATCGTAAAGCCAGCATAGGGTCGCCTTATCCGGCGTTTGAGCTGTCTTACACACATGGTATTCCTAACCTGTTAGGCAGTGATGTGAATTACGGTAAATGGTATTTGTCTGCCACGCAAAGCATTGATTTAAAAATGAAAGGTGTGTTTAGTTATAAGGTATTTGGAGGAGGATTTGCGAGCAGGAAGAAGGTGTTTTTGCCCGATTATCAGCACTTTAGTGGTAACGATGGATTGTTTAACTCTAACTACCTGGGAACTTTGCTGATGGCTTCGTTTTACAAATACAGCACCACTGCATCTGTTTACGGCGGTGCCAGTGTGGAGTGGCATTTAAATGGCTTGCTCAGTAACAAAGTGCCCCTGTTGCGCAAACTCAACTGGTTTTTTATTATTGGCGGAAACAGCCTTGTGCTGGAGGGTGGTAATGATTATGCCGATATTTTCTTTTCTATAGAAAACATTTTTAAACTGGTGCGCATCGACTTTGTGCAGTCGTTCAGAAGCAACAGCATTAACCGCTCGGGCATTAAGCTGAATATTCCGCTGGTAATAGGTAAACGGGAGCCCTGA